In a single window of the Salmo trutta chromosome 23, fSalTru1.1, whole genome shotgun sequence genome:
- the LOC115159352 gene encoding nipped-B-like protein isoform X1, whose product MNGDMPHVPITTLAGIASLTDLLNQLPLPSPLPATTTKSLLYNGRIAEEVNCLLACRDENLVSQLAHSLNQVSTEHIELKDNLGSDDPEGDVPVLLQTVLSRNPNIFREKNIMQQPIMPQYKMSQNSMHGSPASTNYQQSTISHSPSSRFASPQMGSGARFTPQQNSPVPSPYAPQSPASYMQQYPHPPNYSQHQQIQQELHGSPVVPAAPSYSGSPKRPVQPCLEVQTQPQASPHQNPSTPTLVASPVVPASMRNIHDNKVSGQISSNSANHNARHGSNEDYMNIVHRLGNEESDPSMRNASFPLRSPQSVSSPVGSEGTPKGSRPGLILQSPPPYAPPRDAAPDLLLDSPDHKKKQKKLTKEEKEQLEKAAMYDIVSSPSKDSTKLTLKLSRVKSSELDQSGELLSGVEDQDTDLAYNSLQFSRTQQDPAHRLAPGQGEQSGYQQVPVLQNTKQAIGVISGAVYDDAEMDALAEIERIERETLIERERCSKEVQDKDKPLKKRKQDSYPQEPGAGGTAGATQPGVGGGNAGSKLAPQEASAASNGASRPALMVSIDLQQAGRADGQPEVNMGTPTPAVEARRWPEERLGPEDGSDSTGVLRLKSKTDGERLQTADGRPEVIKQRADTPKKLGPDGRPETPKHKHENRRDSSKHRHDGKPDNGKARPDSRTPDTPRQRHEGRSDSGHREDRSRDNDPSRIRRPETPSKSSRGEHDSKHGRDRDRERADKDRERKHRTEAGEPRDRRSPEQRSRPESPRVKQEGRGGVDPSGRQRTDRPCPNLKPPNKEERRSGEERRSGDGSRNRQDSKQQPQPAESKQEFPAYLLGGVKSGGFKNFVIPKMKRDKDGHVLAAEMRKPGSGLGPVMEGWSEPRVKLERLGLVEEMKTGAKPVVVLQKLSIDEVQKIIREREDRNARGSKSSKSRHCHEKSGKGGLDESVLKELPPHLIAEIESTMPLCERVKMNKRKRSTVNEKPKYAEVDSDDSDDDSVTESARKRHKKEREKTWAPDERERRGSGEHRRSSGGSQERRKGSGRRYRERSPEESDEESPPPSMSDLARKMKKKEKQKKRKAYEPKLTPEELMDSSTFKRFSASVDNILESLEDIDFNAMDDDEIPQELLLGKHQLSELGSESAKIKAMGITFRLPSDKLVKVLNILEKNIQDGSKLSTLMNHDADAEDEERLWRDLIMERVTKSADACLTALNIMTSSRMPKAVYIEDVIERVLQYTKFHLQNTLYPQYDPVYRVNPHGGGYLSSRAKRAKSSTHKQRVIIMLYNKVCDIVSNISELLEIQLLTDTTILQVSSMGITPFFVESVSELQLCAIKLVTAVFSRYEKHRQLILEEIFTSLARLPTSKRSLRNFRLNSSDKDGEPMYIQMVTALVLQLIQCVVHLPNNRDSHDDEYNKKVDQDVLITNSYETAMRAAQNFLSVFLKKCGSKQGEEDYRPLFENFVQDLLSTVNKPEWPASELLLSLLGRLLVHQFSNKQTEMALRVASLDYLGTVAARLRKDAVTSQMDQRSIDRILKETQGNDETQQLQKALLDYMDENAETDPSLVFARKFYIAQWFRDTLTETEKAMKSQNQRGDEDSSEGQHHAKDIESTGEIMQRAEARKKYLRNIIKTAPSQFSTLRMNSDTVDYDDSCLIVRYLASMRPFAQSFDIYLTQILRVLGESAIAVRTKAMKCLSEVVAVDPSILARLDMQRGVHGRLMDNSTSVREAAVELLGRFVLSRPQLTEQYYDMLIERILDTGISVRKRVIKILRDICLEQPTFNKITEMCVKMIRRVNDEEGIKKLVNETFQKLWFTPTPNHDKDAMTRKILNITDVVSACKDTGYDWFEQLLQNLLKTEEDASYKPARKACVQLVDNLVEHILKYEESLADIENKGVNSNRLVSCITTLFLFSKNRAQLMVKHAMTMQPYLTTKCNTQSDFMVICNVAKILELVIPLMEHPSETFLTTIEEDLMKLTIKYGMTVVQHCVSCLGAVVNRVTHNYKFVWACFNRYYGALTKLKTQHSEDCNNPVLAANKPALLRSLFTVGALCRHFDFDQEEFKGPSKVVIKDKVMELLLYFTKHEDEEVQTKAIIGLGFQFIQYPGLMFMQDVKSLYNGILSDRKSSVNLKIQVLKNLQTYLQEEDSRMQEADQQWKKLSKQEDLKEMGDISSGMSSSIMQLYLKQVLEAFFHTLSNVRHFALNVIALTLNQGLIHPVQCVPYLIAMGTDPEPTMRNKADQQLVEIDKKYTGFIHMKAVAGMKMSYQVQQAIWSAKGTVIRGYRQDETTSALCAHLFSMVRSNRQHRRAFLISLLNLFDDSSKIEVNMLLYIADNLACFPYQSQEEPLFIMHHIDITLSVSGSNLLQSFKESLLKEPRRREKKQKERKYHSEEDNSEEENEERHSSRSNSSDEDDEVVHRPKKPKHRAQAHVESDSDSDLEMEDLDKVMQRLPDNPIPLLDFANASQGILLLLVLKQHLKNLYGFSDSKIQKYSPTESAKVYEKAVNRKSHVHFSPRQTLDFLTSDLANVELTYDIKRRIVKQYLDFKLLMEHLDPDEEDEEGEASASANARNKAITSLLGGSSHQDHKNHHQAPIETDDDESDGDEKTPGSSRRSRKHGDSAEASGHMNETVGSMDVIALCCPKYKDRPQIARVIQKTNTGYRVHWMAGSYSGVWAEAKKRDGRKTVPWVDTIKESDIIYKKIPLTSAHKLTNRVVQTLRSLYSAKDGTS is encoded by the exons TGTTAAACCAGCTACCCCTGCCATCCCCTCTCCCTGCCACCACCACTAAGAGTCTGCTGTACAATGGGAGGATCGCGGAGGAGGTCAACTGTCTGCTGGCCTGCCGGGATGAGAACCTGGTGTCCCAGCTGGCTCACAGCCTCAACCAGGTTTCCACCGAGCACAT AGAGCTGAAGGACAACTTGGGCAGTGATGACCCGGAGGGTGACGTGCCTGTGCTGCTGCAGACAGTGCTCTCTAGGAACCCCAACATCTTCAGGGAGAAAA ATATAATGCAGCAGCCAATAATGCCGCAGTACAAGATGTCCCAGAATTCCATGCATGGGAGTCCGGCGTCGACAAACTACCAGCAATCCACTATCTCACACAGCCCTTCTAG TCGCTTTGCATCTCCACAGATGGGGTCCGGCGCTAGGTTCACGCCCCAGCAGAACAGCCCTGTGCCTAGCCCTTACGCCCCCCAAAGCCCTGCAAGTTACATGCAGCAGTACCCTCATCCCCCCAACTATTCTCAGCACCAACAGATCCAGCAAG AGCTGCATGGTTCCCCTGTCGTTCCGGCTGCACCCTCTTATTCAGGAAGCCCCAAGAGGCCTGTGCAGCCCTGCCTAGAGGTGCAGACCCAGCCCCAGGCCTCCCCCCACCAGAACCCCTCCACCCCAACCTTAG TTGCCAGTCCCGTGGTTCCTGCTAGCATGCGGAACATCCACGACAACAAGGTCTCCGGGCAAATTTCAAGCAACTCAGCCAATCACAATGCCAGACATGGCTCGAACGAAGACTACATGAACATAGTCCACAGACTAGGGAATGAG GAGAGTGATCCTTCCATGAGAAATGCCTCCTTCCCGCTCCGATCGCCCCAGTCTGTTTCTTCCCCTGTGGGTAGTGAAGGGACCCCAAAAG GGTCACGACCTGGCCTCATTCTGCAATCCCCTCCACCTTACGCTCCCCCCCGTGACGCCGCTCCCGACCTCCTCCTGGACTCTCCTGACCacaagaagaagcagaagaagctaACTAAAGAGGAGAAAGAGCAGTTGGAAAAAGCTGCCATGTACGACATTGTTAGCTCTCCCTCTAAAGACTCTACCAAGCTGACGCTCAAACTGTCCCGGGTGAAGTCCTCTGAGTTGGACCAATCTGGAGAGCTCCTATCCGGGGTAGAGGACCAGGACACTGACCTGGCCTACAACAGCCTGCAGTTCTCCCGGACGCAGCAGGACCCTGCCCACAGGTTAGCCCCGGGCCAGGGGGAGCAGTCAGGCTACCAGCAGGTCCCTGTGCTCCAGAACACCAAACAGGCTATAGGGGTGATAAGCGGAGCTGTGTACGACGATGCTGAGATGGATGCTCTTGCTGAGATCGAGAGGATAGAACGAGAGACGCTCATAGAAAGGGAGCGCTGCTCCAAAGAGGTTCAGGATAAAG ACAAGCCACTGAAGAAGCGGAAGCAGGACTCGTATCCCCAAGAGCCTGGCGCTGGAGGTACAGCGGGGGCAACTCAGCCTGGTGTGGGAGGGGGCAATGCTGGCAGCAAGTTGGCACCCCAGGAGGCTAGTGCAGCCAGTAATGGTGCCAGCCGGCCAGCCCTAATGGTCAGCATCGACCTGCAGCAAGCAGGCAGAGCTGACGGGCAGCCAGAGGTGAACATGGGCACCCCCACCCCAGCCGTGGAGGCCCGGCGCTGGCCCGAGGAACGCCTGGGCCCAGAGGACGGCTCCGACTCTACCGGAGTCCTGCGGCTAAAGTCCAAGACGGATGGAGAGCGACTACAGACTGCAGACGGCCGGCCAGAGGTCATcaagcagcgcgccgacaccccCAAGAAGCTGGGCCCCGACGGCCGGCCGGAGACCCCTAAACACAAGCACGAAAACAGAAGAGACTCGTCCAAACACAGACACGACGGAAAACCTGACAATGGCAAGGCCCGACCTGACAGCAGGACGCCTGACACGCCACGACAACGGCACGAGGGCCGCTCAGACTCTGGTCACAGGGAAGACAGGTCCCGGGACAACGACCCATCCCGCATCCGCAGGCCAGAGACCCCCAGCAAGTCCAGCAGGGGGGAACACGACTCCAAACATGgacgggacagagacagggagcgGGCGGATAAAGACAGGGAGAGGAAACACAGGACAGAGGCAGGGGAACCACGGGACCGCCGGTCTCCAGAGCAGCGCTCCAGGCCAGAGAGCCCGCGGGTTAAGCAGGAGGGCCGAGGGGGAGTGGACCCCAGTGGGCGCCAGAGGACTGACCGGCCATGCCCCAACCTCAAACCCCCTaataaagaggagaggaggagcggggaggagaggaggagtggggacGGCAGCAGGAACCGACAGGACTCCAAGCAGCAACCGCAGCCTGCTGAAAGCAAACAGGAGTTCCCTGCCTACCTGCTAGGGGGGGTAAAGTCTGGAGGCTTTAAGAACTTTGTGATTCCCAAGATGAAGCGGGATAAGGATGGGCATGTGTTGGCAGCTGAGATGAGGAAGCCTGGGTCTGGTCTGGGGCCTGTAATGGAGGGCTGGAGCGAGCCCCGGGTCAAGCTGGAGCGACTGGGGCTGGTAGAGGAGATGAAGACAGGAGCCAAACCTGTTGTGGTGCTGCAGAAACTCAGCATCGACGAGGTGCAGAAAATCATCAGGGAAAGGGAGGACAGGAACGCACGCGGCTCCAAGTCCTCCAAGAGCAGACACTGTCATGAGAAGTCTGGGAAAG GAGGTCTTGATGAATCAGTGTTGAAAGAACTGCCTCCTCATCTCATTGCTGAGATAGAGTCTACCATGCCACTGTGTGAGAGAGTGAAGATGAACAAACGCAAGCGCAGCACCGTCAACGAGAAGCCCAAGTACGCCGAAGTCGACTCCGACGACTCAGACGACGACTCTGTGACGGAGT CTGCACGGAAGCGTCACAAGAAGGAGCGAGAAAAGACGTGGGCGCCTGATGAGCGGGAGAGGAGAGGCTCAGGAGAGCACCGGAGGAGTAGTGGGGGCTCCCAGGAGCGGCGCAAGGGATCCGGCAGGCGCTACCGAGAACGCAGCCCAGAGGAATCGGATGAGGAATCCCCACCACCCAGCATGAGTGACC TTGCCAGAAAGAtgaagaagaaggagaaacagAAGAAGAGGAAGGCATACGAGCCCAAGCTGACACCAGAAG AATTGATGGACTCCTCCACGTTCAAGAGGTTCTCAGCCAGTGTGGACAACATTCTGGAGAGCTTGGAGGACATTGACTTCAATGCCATGG ATGATGATGAGATCCCACAGGAGCTTTTGCTGGGGAAACACCAGCTGAGTGAGCTGGGCAGTGAATCTGCTAAGATCAAGGCCATGGGCATCACCTTCAGG CTTCCATCTGATAAGTTGGTGAAGGTCCTGAACATCCTGGAGAAGAACATTCAGGACGGTTCCAAGCTCTCCACACTGATGAATCAT GACGCGGACGCAGAAGACGAGGAGCGGCTGTGGCGTGACCTCATCATGGAGCGCGTGACCAAGTCAGCTGACGCCTGTCTGACGGCCCTCAACATCATGACGTCGTCCCGCATGCCCAAGGCGGTGTACATCGAGGACGTGATTGAGAGGGTGCTGCAGTACACCAAGTTTCACCTGCAGAACACCCTCTACCCTCAGTATGACCCTGTCTACAGAGTGAACCCTCATGGAG GTGGCTATCTGAGCTCCAGGGCTAAGAGAGCTAAAAGCTCCACACACAAGCAGAGGGTGATCATCATGCTCTACAACAAGGTGTGTGACATCGTCAGCAACATCTCTGAGCTCCTGGAGATCCAGCTGTTGACGGACACCACCATCCTACAG GTCTCCTCCATGGGCATCACTCCATTCTTTGTGGAGAGTGTCAGTGAGCTACAGCTGTGTGCCATCAAACTAGTGACTGCG GTGTTCTCTCGCTATGAGAAGCACAGGCAGCTCATCCTGGAAGAGATCTTCACCTCTCTGGCCAGACTACCCACCAGCAAACGCAGCCTCAGGAACTTCAG GCTGAACAGCAGTGATAAGGATGGGGAGCCCATGTACATCCAGATGGTCACAGCTCTGGTGCTTCAGCTCATCCAGTGTGTGGTGCACCTCCCCAACAACAGGGACAGTCACGACGATGAGTACAACAAGAAG GTGGATCAAGATGTCCTGATCACTAACTCTTATGAGACGGCCATGAGAGCAGCTCAGAACTTCCTgtctgttttcctaaagaa GTGTGGCAGTAAGCAGGGAGAGGAGGACTACCGGCCGTTGTTTGAGAACTTTGTCCAGGACCTGCTGTCTACGGTGAACAAACCAGAGTGGCCAGCTTCAGAGCTTCTCCTCAGTCTGCTGGGTCGTCTACTG GTGCACCAGTTCAGTAATAAGCAGACGGAGATGGCTCTGAGGGTGGCTTCGCTTGACTACCTGGGCACGGTCGCTGCCCGCCTGCGGAAAGACGCAGTCACCAGCCAGATGGACCAGCGCTCCATTGACCGCATCCTCAAAGAG ACCCAAGGCAATGATGAGACCCAGCAGCTACAGAAAGCCCTGCTGGATTACATGGATGAGAATGCAGAGACGGATCCATCTCTAGTT TTTGCCAGGAAGTTCTACATAGCTCAGTGGTTCAGGGACACTTTGACAGAGACAGAAAAAGCCATGAAGTCTCAGAACCAGCGAGGGGACGAGGACTCTTCTGAAGGCCAGCACCACGCCAAGGACATCGAGAGCACCGGCGAGATCATGCAGAGAGCTGAGGCCCGCAAGAAGTACCTCCGCAACATCATCAAGACCGCGCCCTCGCAGTTCAGCACACTGAG GATGAACTCTGACACTGTGGACTATGATGACTCCTGCCTGATTGTCAGATATTTGGCCTCTATGAGGCCGTTCGCGCAGAGCTTCGATATTTATTTAACACAG ATCCTGAGAGTGCTGGGGGAGAGTGCCATAGCTGTCAGAACTAAAGCCATGAAGTGTTTGTCTGAGGTGGTGGCTGTAGACCCCAGTATTCTAGCCAGG ttGGACATGCAGCGCGGGGTCCATGGTCGTCTGATGGACAACTCCACCAGTGTTCGCGAGGCTGCAGTGGAGCTGCTGGGACGCTTTGTGCTGAGCAGACCCCAGCTCACAGAGCAGTACTACGACATGCTGATCGAGAGAATACTG GACACGGGTATCAGTGTGAGGAAGAGGGTGATCAAGATCTTAAGAGACATCTGTCTGGAGCAACCCACTTTCAACAAGATCACGGAGATGTGTGTCAAGATGATCCGCAGGGTCAACGACGAGGAGGGCATCAAG AAACTTGTGAATGAGACCTTCCAGAAACTCTGGTTCACCCCTACACCCAATCACGATAAAGACGCCATGACCCGTAAAATCCTGAACATCACAGACGTG GTGTCTGCATGCAAAGATACAGGCTATGACTGGTTTGAGCAGCTGCTTCAAAAC CTGCTGAAGACGGAGGAAGATGCTTCCTATAAACCAGCCAGAAAGGCCTGCGTTCAGCTGGTGGACAATCTAGTGGAACACATCCTCAAATACGAAGAGTCTCTTGCTG ATATCGAGAACAAGGGGGTGAACTCCAATCGTCTGGTGTCCTGCATCACCACCCTCTTCCTGTTCAGTAAGAATCGAGCCCAGCTGATGGTCAAACATGCCATGACCATGCAGCCTTACCTCACCACCAAGTGCAAT ACCCAGAGTGACTTCATGGTGATCTGTAACGTGGCCAAGATCCTGGAGCTGGTGATCCCTCTGATGGAGCACCCCTCTGAGACCTTCCTCACCACCATAGAGGAAGACCTGATGAAGCTCACCATCAAATACGGCATGACG GTTGTGCAACACTGTGTGAGCTGTCTTGGAGCTGTCGTGAACCGGGTCACTCACAACTACAAGTTTGTTTGGGCTTGTTTCAACCGTTACTATGGTGCCCTGACCAAGCTGAAGACCCAGCACTCAGAGGATTGCAACAACCCTGTTCTGGCTGCTAATAAACCGGCCTTGCTGCGCTCGCTGTTCACTGTGGGGGCGCTCTGTCGCCACTTTGACTTTGACCAGGAGGAGTTCAAGGGCCCCAGCAAG GTTGTGATAAAGGACAAAGTGATGGAACTTCTGCTGTACTTCACCAAACATGAAGATGAGGAAGTTCAGACCAAGGCCATCATTGGTCTAG GCTTCCAGTTCATCCAGTACCCAGGGCTGATGTTCATGCAGGATGTGAAGAGTCTTTACAACGGCATCTTGTCGGACAGGAAGAGCTCTGTCAACCTGAAGATCCAGGTGCTGAAGAACCTGCAGACATACCTGCAGGAGGAGGATTCTCGCATGCAGGAGGCCGACCAACAGT GGAAGAAGCTGTCGAAGCAGGAGGACCTGAAGGAGATGGGGGACATCTCGTCAGGCATGAGCAGCTCCATCATGCAGCTGTACCTGAAGCAGGTGCTGGAGGCCTTCTTCCACACACTGTCCAACGTACGACACTTTGCCCTCAACGTCATCGCCCTGACCCTCAACCAGGGCCTCATCCATCCTGTGCAG TGTGTGCCCTATCTGATTGCCATGGGAACGGACCCAGAGCCCACCATGAGGAACAAGGCTGATCAGCAGTTGGTGGAGATTGATAAGAAGTACACCGGCTTCATCCAT ATGAAGGCCGTGGCGGGGATGAAGATGTCCTACCAGGTACAGCAAGCTATCTGGTCAGCTAAGGGTACGGTGATCCGTGGCTACCGGCAGGACGAGACCACCTCGGCCCTCTGCGCCCACCTCTTCTCTATGGTCCGATCCAACCGGCAGCACCGACGAGCCTTCCTCATCTCACTGCTCAACCTGTTTGATGACAGCTCG AAGATAGAGGTAAACATGCTCCTGTACATAGCAGACAACCTGGCCTGTTTCCCCTACCAGAGCCAGGAGGAGCCCCTGTTCATCATGCACCACATAGACATCACCCTGTCGGTGTCCGGCAGCAACCTGCTGCAGTCCTTCAAGGAG TCCCTTCTCAAAGAGCCGAGGCGGCGGGAGAAGAAGCAGAAAGAGAGGAAGTACCACTCGGAGGAGGATAACTCTGAGGAAGAGAACGAGGAGCGTCACAGCAGCCGCTCCAACAGCAGTGACGAGGACGATGAGGTGGTCCACAGGCCCAAGAAGCCCAAACACCGGGCCCAGGCCCACGTGGAGtctgactctgactctgaccTGGAGATGGAGGACTTGGACAAGGTGATGCAGCGTCTGCCTGACAACCCCATCCCCCTGTTGGACTTTGCCAATGCCTCGCAGGGTATCCTTCTGCTGTTGGTTCTCAAGCAGCACCTAAAGAACCTCTATGGCTTCTCAGACAG TAAAATCCAGAAGTACTCTCCGACGGAATCGGCCAAGGTGTACGAGAAGGCTGTAAACAGGAAGAGTCATGTGCACTTCAGCCCACGCCAGACTTTGGACTTTTTAACCTCTGACTTGGCCAACGTTGAACTGACCTACGACATCAAGAGGAGGATCGTCAAACAGTACCTAGAT TTCAAGTTACTGATGGAGCACTTGGACcctgatgaggaggatgaggaaggtgAGGCGTCGGCCAGCGCTAACGCCAGAAACAAAGCCATCACTTCACTGCTGGGAGGGTCCAGCCACCAGGACCACAAGAACCACCACCAGGCTCCTATAGAGACGGACGACGATGAGAGCGACGGAGACGAGAAAACCCCAGGG TCATCACGAAGATCCAGGAAGCACGGTGACTCTGCGGAGGCATCAGGTCACATGAACGAGACGGTAGGTTCCATGGACGTCATCGCCCTCTGCTGCCCCAAGTACAAGGACCGGCCACAGATCGCCCGCGTCATCCAGAAGACCAACACAGGCTACAGGGTGCACTGGATGGCTGGGTCCTACTCTGGAGTCTGGGCTGAGGCGAAGAAACGGGACGGACGCAAAACTGTGCCTTGGGTGGACACTATCAAGGAGTCGGACATTATTTACAAGAAAATACCCTTGACGAGTGCACACAAGCTGACGAACAGAGTGGTGCAGACTTTACGGTCACTGTACTCAGCCAAGGACGGAACTTCCTAA